TCGCGCCCGGGTTGTGCCAGCCTCGGTCCGATGTGCGCCCGGCGCGCACGGCACGGCCGCCGGTCTGGGCAAATCGGGTTGCAGAACCCTCCGATCGGACGGGCGCACGGACGGGGCGCACATGTTCGGGCGTGGGGCGCGGGATGTGACCTTCGCCGCTCCGGCCCAGGGGACTGGGCAGCCTGGTTACCCGCAAGTAGCATGGGGGGAGCAAGCGCGCGCTTAGTCGCGTGCCGCAGCAGTGCCATCCCGCACCCTGGAGGAGAGCCATCGTGCCTCGTACCGTCAGGGACGTCGTCTTCGTCGACGGCGTCCGCACCCCGTTCGGCAAGGCGGGCCCGAAGGGCATCTACCACGAGACCCGCGCCGACGATCTCGTCGTGAAGGCCATCCGGGAGCTGCTGCGCCGCAACCCGGACCTCGACCCCAAGAAGATCGACGAGGTCGCCATCGCCGCGACCACGCAGATCGGCGACCAGGGTCTGACCCTCGGCCGCACCGCCGGCATCCTCGCCGGCCTCCCGCAGTCGGTCCCGGGCTACTCGATCGACCGCATGTGCGCCGGCGCGCTGACCGCCGTCACCTCGGTCGCCGGCTCCATCGCCTTCGGCGCGTACGACGCCGTCATCGCCGGCGGTGTCGAGCACATGGGTCGTCACCCCATGGGCGAGGGCGTCGACCCCAACCCGCGCTTCGTGTCGGAGAAGCTCGTCGACGAGTCCGCCCTGTTCATGGGCATGACCGCCGAGAACCTGCACGACCGCTACCCGACCATCACCAAGCAGCGCGCCGACGAGTACGCCGTGCGCTCGCAGGAGAAGGCCGCCAAGGCGTACGCGGACAACAAGATCCAGCCCGACCTGGTGCCGATCTCCGTCCGCCGCACCAACGCCGAGGCCGGCGAGACCGGCTGGGGCCTGGTCACCGCCGACGAGCCGATGCGTCCGGGCACCACCCTGGAGTCGCTGGCCAACCTGAAGACGCCGTTCCGCGTCCACGGCAAGGTCACCGCCGGTAACGCGGCCGGTCTCAACGACGGCGCCACCGCCTCGATCATCGCCTCCGAGGACTTCGCCCGCGCGAACAACCTCCCGGTGAAGATGCGCCTCGTCTCGTACGCCTTCGCCGGCGTCGAGCCCGAGGTCATGGGCTACGGCCCGATCCCGGCGACCGAGAAGGCGCTGGCCCAGGCCGGCCTCTCGATCGAGGACATCGGCCTCTTCGAGATCAACGAGGCCTTCGCGGTCCAGGTCCTGGCGTTCCTCGAGCACTACGGCATCGCCGACGACGACGCCCGCGTCAACCAGTACGGTGGCGCGATCGCCTACGGTCACCCGCTGGCCTCCTCCGGCGTGCGTCTGATGACGCAGCTGGCCCGCCAGTTCGAGGAGAACCCGCAGGTCCGCTACGGCCTCAACACCATGTGCGTCGGCTTCGGCATGGGCGCGACGGTCATCTGGGAGAACCCCCACTGGGAGGGCAAGTGAGCACCACCGCCGAGCTTCTGAAGGGCGCCGCCGAGCTCTTCCCGGACGAGGTCGTCACCAGCGCCCACGTACGGCACTTCGAACTGCCCGCGGGTGCGGGCCGGTTCGCGCTGATCACGCTGGACAACGGCTTCGACCACACCAAGCCGACCACCTTCGGCCCGCAGTCCCTGGCGAATCTGAACGTCGCCATCGACCAGGTCGAGAAGGAGGCGTCCGAGGGCTCGATCGTCGGCGTCGGCATCACCGGCAAGCCGTTCATCTTCGCCGTCGGCGCCGACCTCAAGGGTGTCGAGCTGCTGAAGCGTCACGAGGACGCGCTGGCCATCGGCAAGGGCGGCCACGACGTCTTCAAGCGTCTGTCCGCGCTCGCCGTCCCGACCTTCGCGTACTACAACGGCGCGGCCATGGGCGGCGGCGTCGAGGTCGGCCTGCACTGCACCTACCGCACCGTGTCGAAGGCGCTGCCCGCCTTCTCGCTGCCCGAGGTCTTCCTCGGCCTGGTGCCCGGCTGGGGCGGCTGCGCGATCCTGCCGAACCTGATCGGCGCGGAGAAGGCCGTCTCGGTCATCATCGAGAACAGCCTCAACCAGAACCGTCAGCTCAAGGGCAAGCAGGTCTTCGAGCTCGGCATCGCCGACGCGCTGTTCGAGGGCGCCGACTTCCTGGAGCAGTCCCTCATCTGGACCGCCCGGGTCCTCAAGGGCGAGGTCACCGTCGAGCGCCCGGAGATCGACCGCGGCGAGGGCTGGGACCAGGCCGTCGCCAAGGGCCGCTTCATCGCGGACTCCAAGGTGCACGGCGCCGCTCCGGCCGCCTACCGCGCGCTGGACATCATCGCCGCGGCCAAGGACGGCGACCTGCAGGCGGGCTTCGACGCCGAGGACACGGCCCTGGCCGACCTCATCATGGGCGGC
This sequence is a window from Streptomyces sp. HUAS YS2. Protein-coding genes within it:
- a CDS encoding thiolase family protein, whose translation is MPRTVRDVVFVDGVRTPFGKAGPKGIYHETRADDLVVKAIRELLRRNPDLDPKKIDEVAIAATTQIGDQGLTLGRTAGILAGLPQSVPGYSIDRMCAGALTAVTSVAGSIAFGAYDAVIAGGVEHMGRHPMGEGVDPNPRFVSEKLVDESALFMGMTAENLHDRYPTITKQRADEYAVRSQEKAAKAYADNKIQPDLVPISVRRTNAEAGETGWGLVTADEPMRPGTTLESLANLKTPFRVHGKVTAGNAAGLNDGATASIIASEDFARANNLPVKMRLVSYAFAGVEPEVMGYGPIPATEKALAQAGLSIEDIGLFEINEAFAVQVLAFLEHYGIADDDARVNQYGGAIAYGHPLASSGVRLMTQLARQFEENPQVRYGLNTMCVGFGMGATVIWENPHWEGK